cttGTCTTTTTGCACTCCGGGACTCCCACACACAAAAACTCACATTTTCCTTCAAAACTCAACCAAACTTCATTGGATTTCATCTCTAAGACTTCATTAAGGTAATTTTTaacctttttcatcttttaaatccattgattttgtcttagatttcttgaaacctagGGTTGGGTTTATTTGTGTGTttgggttgggaaaacttaattttagcaaaaattttccattttgttgaTTAGGCTTAGTCccattttgtttattgttgatTGTGTTAGCCCCATGTggcattttaacatgtatttaggcaagtttttcacatgttcatgccTTGTTCATCATATGTGTATAGTGTGTGCATACTAGGTGTTTGATTAAATGTCTTTATggtatttttttactcttttggactccgatgagtaccaaattttgggttttaccatttttattcatgtttaacatgttttgataattggttgtgtgttttacacacttttccCCATGAGTGCTTGCTTATGCATTGATTATGCATTGCACATGCACACTTGATGCACCCTTGATGCACACACCCTATCACTTGACATATTTTGCATACATTCATACTAGTTAAgcctttttagaccttttagcacATATTACATGTTCATGTGTCTTTCTTATGATCGTTTGATCTTATTTTAGGgcattttcttctatttttgctTATAATTGGACTAACTTgtatctaatcaagtttgttacCATTTTTGTGTATGGTTTGTGCATGTATGGCTATTTTGTAGATGCCTCATCTATCTTCACGAGGTAAAGAACCTTTGATTGATCTCACATCATCTCCGATATCAAAGAGGACCTGCCAATTGTCGGTGAACTTTGATAACAAGAGATTCAAGACTTTTCTGGACTCTCAATCCTTCAACAACAATTTCAAGAATGCTTCAACCATGGTAGAAAGGATTGTGAGGTTTGATAAATTGGGATCAACTTTCACCCCTAAAATCTTTGCTGACAAATATTAGGCTAGCTTGTTTGGTGGCTTTGAATATCCTATTGAAGAGTTGGTCaaagaattctactctaacgcATGGTTCACTAAAGTTGAACTGAAATGTTGGGTTCGTGGAAAAGACTTTGTCATCACTCCGAACTATTTAGCAAAGATCCGTCACATAAATCATCCGGAAAATGTGGATACATCCCCTTATGATGACAAATTGGCTCCCATTGTTGAAATTCTTGAAACATTAGGAACACACCAGGAAGTCTTCTCCATAGGTATATCAATTGGCACTTCAATATTCAAGCCGAAAATGAAGAATCTTACCATGATTATGCATTTAAACTTGTACCCTTTGATCAATACGGGTTTCATTAACCTTGGAAGAGACAAATTCCTATGCGATCTCATTAATGGAGCTCAAATCAATATTTGTGCTCACATCTTTCAGATTTCGGGAAGAATTGCGGGGCGATTAGCTATAAGGACATGTCTACCTTTCTACAGCCTAATCATAAAGATCATGACTCTCAAGGGCATCCATCCTCCTAAAGATGGAATGGTCTTGCTTAGTCAAGGTCCAATTTCCTTGTATTCTCTCTAGAGCAGCAAGGTTCACTTCTCTATTGAAAGAGCAAAGAAGAGCCCCTCCAAGCCACCGAAGAGTGGATCCTCCTCTCATGCCTCTCCCACTGGGAAAAGCTCAGCTGCTCCTAGTGTTTCCAAACTTCCTGAGACATCTCCTCCTCACACTCCGAAGCCTTAACCTTCCAGCACTGACTTTTAGCCTAGATCATCTAATCCTCACATGGATAGGATGATGACTTTGATGGAGGGTCTACATGAACGCATTTGTGGACTTGCAAATATCAAGCTTTCTCACAACAATCATGTTCAGCTTCACTTAATCACCATTGAGACACAGTTGAATGAGATTCAGCGTAAACCTGAGACGGACcattagctattcgtgccaaaaagggggagaaagctTATTGTGAAATAATGAATATACCATAGAGTAAGGGGGAAGGCATCACAGAGCAAGGGGGAGTGCATATAGAAAGGGGGAGCACAATGGGTTCAAAAGAAGGAAGCTAACCTACAGCCACACAACTTAGAAGTTCTAACATATGTTTTGCCTAATATGTTTCTATTTACATTGCTTTACTTTAAAGCTTTCAATACTCTAGTTTACTTTAGTTTAAAACTTAGTTAACTTTAGTACTATGTGTACCTTGGTTATTTTAGCTGTTTCTTGATGCTTTTAGTTATTTATTGCTTCTTACCTTAGTTTCTTTAATGCATCATGTGcttgttggacatgcaattaaTTTTTGCACTGCTCTTAATTGCTTGCGTGTCCGGATAATCATTTACTTGTTAAATGTTCATTGTGGTCATTTCTTAATGATTGTTTATGTTTGATCAAGTTATGCTATATATTCTTATATCttttgtttacttgatcgcattttatttgttacattagacttgttcttttattacttgctttacctttaGAGTCTAAtatgttttgtgcaagtgtttcaggttataGGTATTGTGTTCCAAGTTAATTACaagttttagatttaggtgtgagtgagttttgtcattGTTCCTAAACTCACATTAATGTCTAGAGTATGTTATAGGGAGTTTTTGTCACAAAAATAGCCAATGAGGGAGATTGTTAAGTTATggtttttcacataacatttgtactggctttattccatgataaaaagtattgtaattgcattaatttatttcattgtattttgtgggatttattgtaatgagtttagtattaaattggtgaagattgctcaagaagTTGATCTCACGAGTGGTGTAACCCGCGAAAGTCACATCAGAAGCACATGTTGGATGCGGAAGAGTCAAGTGCCAAGCTGTATTTCGTAAGTCACTTCCCGACTCAAGCCAAGTTGAGAGCGACCGGTGAAACTCTTTGCTTggaggattttaagtgtgacttttatatctttcacccatactatatataccatcattacccacaaaagtgtAAGGAGGTTAttcaaagaaaaaccctagagaggtttctacaacacacccactttttagagagaaagagctactcatcctttagtgagaaatcattgtagtctcttctccttcgctctcccattgttatacttTGAAAGGAGATTTGTATCCAAATACAACTCACACCTATTcaaagtgtagagagtgttttggaactTGGGAAGCATttgggatttgccaaaagaagctggTGAGGtttggcagatgcaatcagACGGTATTATGAGATCTAGATAACTAGTGAAAACAAGACTCTAAGAAGTCCGTTAGTAGCTGGAGCTTGAaaggctcaagtacattgggtagattaggcttagtgggtctttttgatattagtgtactccaacttattcactagtggattgatttcaACTTGGAGGGTTGCGGAGAAGTTTTTTGCCATTTTCTtcgtttcctcttcaataacacgtctcggtgttatcttgcgtttgcatctctcttcccttactctttaagttttatatttattgttacttGCTTGTGATTATAGCTTAAAGAGTAGTTTCGGTTATTGTGtatcatttactcttgttccgcacttagataGGTTAGAGTAAAAGTAATCAAGCCGTAATTTAAAATTCGGGGTTTAAACAAGCATTAGTGTTTTCTCACTAATTGAGCTTtcaaaaaccctagccaaacactTAAGAGTTAGATATTGTTTACCCACAATCTTTTACATCATTTCTCTGCAATaattcggttttctcttcgataacacgtctcgcttttatcttatgtttgcatctctctttcctactctttaagctttacatTTATCGCTTATTGTACTTGCTTTCTCTTTAGAGTAGTGTTCCGGTTTATTGCGCTTCATTTACTTTTGTTCtacacttagataagttagaatGAAATCAACTAAACTGTAATTtaaatttgggggtctaaacaagtaTTAGTGTTTTCGCACTAATAGTGTTTTTGTACTAATTGTGCTTTCAAttgtaatacttttttttaaagaaaattacaacATTTTGCTAATTTTGCAACTACAACATTTTCCTTCTTTGATGCTCaaatattttgtgcataaaTGACATAATCATCAATCTTTCACTCAAGAACtgtaacttcattttttttgttggatcgGGCAAATCATACATTTCTAATCAGTCCAAAAAACCAACTGAGCCctggtaaatttttattttattttattcttttttaaaaagaagagcAACTAAGACTCGAAGTTGAAAACAATTCTGTATTttaccaaaaaaccaaaaaaaagaaaaaaaagaaaaagaaaaaagaagcaattcTGTAAGTTTAATGGGCCTAAAAAGTTATGAAGTACAACTAACTTTGTATGACGCCCAGAGGCCTTACAGTCCAATTATAACAACATTACAAAAATGcctctcattttattttctttttgtttctctccTAAAGGTTGGTACAcaatttattcttttctaaGATAATTAATTACAATATCATCTAATTCCACAATTTGAACTATTTTTCCCTTAGACCTGTAAGTATTTTTGTGAATGGGGGCCAATTATGTTATAAAGCTTTTGGCACATAATTGTTAACTTTTCACACAATAACTATAATTGTGTCACTGGGCTTCACTAACTTTATATTCATGTTTTTTCAATCAATTAAACAGTTTCTTTctcttataattaaaaaaaaaaaaaaaaaaaaatcccatctTCATGCACTAAAtgtgaatataaaaaaaaaattaaaataaacttcAATCATTGCGGTATCGTACTATTTGGGAAGAAAGAATATATGTACGTAAACCACATTAAACATGGTAGTCTAGGTCAAAAATGATATTTATCCATAGAATTATATAGCATTAAAAAGGGAAATCTATCGATAGATTTCCCTTTTTATTGCTAtataattctatttttcatataGGTCAGTTTATTGAATTGTACCTTTTAAAATAATGATGGTGATAAgctcatataaaaataattgttagttcatgaattattatttatcattttaacGCAGTAGATCACCTGTCAAAAATTTTAGAGGGAGAGCTCCAACTACATACAAACCTTCTTGTTCCAAAAGGTGGGAAAGGAGATAGTTCAATAAAATAAGGTGATTAATATAAGCGTATAAGGATTCTGGTAGCAAAACATTAGTGTATCTCTAACGAAAGTAGCCGAAATATGAACCAAATAACGCCTAATTGCGCAGAAAGTTGCAAAGAGAAATGTCATCCACACGGCAGTTGGGTCCCAAATTAACCTAGATCGTCTGGTCAAAGTAATGCATGACGTGGCAATCATGATCAACAAAAATTTAAGACAGAACTGGAAAAATATGGCATCATTAATTGCATTCTCATGCGTAAAGATAGTTGGGGGGAAGTAACAAAAGATTAGAGAATAAACAATCATAtacaaattaaagaaagaatagcAGAATATATGCAGAATGAATATGAAATTAAAGGCAATCATTTTAAGGATTAAGTCACTCGGGCGGGGGTGGGGGACTATTATTTCTTCAACTGTCAAGTAAAATAGTGTACAAGTAAGAGAGTATTAACAAGAGCACACATGAGATGAGATGAGGTGAGAGACATTGAAAGAGTGAGCGAGAGGGTCACCAAAATGATCAAGAGTAGACAAAGTGAATGAGATCATGCATACATGGACGTAGGAGATAGAGGCAGCATTATGAACTCAGCAACAACAGCAGCGGTAGCGTAGTAATGAAGGGGAAGCATGAGCACCAGTTGATGAGGGAGCGAGATGAATTCACATGGCAGCACGCAgcagcagaagaagaagaattagaatTAATAGGCGACAGAGGCGAGGTTGATGATGAGCTGGgttgaggaggaggaggatttTCATGAGCAGATGGTCCAGCAGCAGGAGCAATAGTAGCAGTAGTAGTGTTGAGACTTGGAAGAACTTGGAGTTGAAGTTTGAGGCCCATGTCGCAGTATCCATGTCGCCCGCAAATGAAGTACCTGCTGCCTTCCGAGCTCAGCGAGATCACCGTCTCTCCGTCGCGGTACGCATTCAATGGATGTGATACGCGACACATTTCGAAATCCGATTTCCCCACTTCCAACACATCGTGGACCGGCGTGTATATGAACACTGCTTATATTTACCCAACCAACCaatcaataattatatttttattatttcaagcACCTCAACTACAACTATTActccattctcaaaaaaaaaaaaaaaaaactacaaatattACTCaattacatacatatatatatatacatacataatttattattttatataaaatatagagTAAACTCAATTGGTAATCTGTTAAGTACTTTCGATAGCGCTTTGAGTTGAATGGATATCATCAACTACAGTTAATTTGCGTTAGTCAACATTTTTCCGATGTTCCAAAAATGCCCTTAATTAAACAAACTGCGAGTTTGCACTAGTACGTACTAGATTCAAGGTTGATTTTAGACTAATTGATTAGATCAGTGACCACAGCCTAAGACCCAAGCGCACTTTTTCGTCCGAGAAAATCACACAGCAAGATAGTTAGCGTTTGGTTTCcgagaaaattaaaaaagaaaaaagaaaaaagaaaagagagagacaaattaATTTGTACGAAACTCATAAACCAGATTTTCTGTTGATTCGtaaaagaatttattttcagtttattAAATGGTTAGATCTAGATATAATAGAATTGTGAAAATCAACCTAAAATGTAGTTAGGTACGCACCGAGAAAGTCACCGACGTGAAAGGTAGTGGCAGAAGACCAGGCTTGGAGATTGGAAGCCAAATCCCAACCGGAAGATCCACCGACGGTGTGGTTGGTTGCGGAGACGCAACGGATCAAAATGGATGTGATGATTATCACTAAGATCGCCTTCACTGCCCATCCTGGTCTCATTTTGATctaataatttccttccaaattATTTTCCCTCCTGCATGCATGCTCAACCATAATATATACACGCAAATTCAGATCGagttatatatattcaacattCAAGATCGaggcatttatatatatatatatatacacacacgcaaCTCAACTCACTCAACAATcacttttcaatatatatataaatatatatatatatatatatatatatacgcaCACGTTGAATTGAAATATATCACCAACTAAAGGATTCTTTTTAACTATCAAAAATCAAAGGTGAAGTAAATATTACCAAAACAATAGGTGATTCTTGTCCctgctgagagagagagagagagagagagagagagattatgcAAGCTACGATTGGTTGAAGAAgatgaatgagagagagagagagagagagagagagcagttaaagaaaaatatatggagTGACTGACcgatatatatatacttgtgcGTGTGTGTGGGCATGAATGAGCAGTGCAATCAGTTTTTTCCCGccttttggagagagagagagagagagagagagttgttaCGTGGTTTGTTACACTTTGTGCAATTAGAAGAATTAGTTATAGCTAGCAGCAAGTACCCATCGTTTTACAGGGCGCGTTTATATACTCTCTATCTCCTCTTAAGATTTTTCTAGCTccatactattttatttattattataattattattattattattattttatgggcTTACTAGTATATATAGTCCCCTACAAGGCTACTGATCAGTTCATCATATGAAGATGAGGTCAATTTTACCATAAAGAAGGTCTGACACTCTTATCTTTACTTCATCAGATTTTACCGTTGAAATTGATTATAGGAAATTCTTATTTGACTCAgataattgatatatattttgttaaaaacttaaaatgattATGAAACAACTTAAAATATCGTGCTTTCTATACCAATACAATCTACCATCCCAATGATAAGCTTGATATACTTGCAAAAggtaattgaaattattttaatagtttagaaGTAATCACAATATAAAAGTGCTGAAATTGCTTGAAAACGATACTGAAAATGACATTTACTCATTGTTTTGACCATAAATTTTGATCTACAACGAATTTTTGAGTGCAATTTGTTTCATTGAAAATCAAACATCCtgagcttcaatttgaacataaGTTTTGTCTAATCTAGATTTATATTGAGTAAGTTATTACTGTTTAAAGTTGGGCTAACAGAGTATtcgaaattagggttttttaggGAGCATGCATACGCATG
The Quercus lobata isolate SW786 chromosome 10, ValleyOak3.0 Primary Assembly, whole genome shotgun sequence DNA segment above includes these coding regions:
- the LOC115962650 gene encoding uclacyanin 1-like produces the protein MRPGWAVKAILVIIITSILIRCVSATNHTVGGSSGWDLASNLQAWSSATTFHVGDFLVFIYTPVHDVLEVGKSDFEMCRVSHPLNAYRDGETVISLSSEGSRYFICGRHGYCDMGLKLQLQVLPSLNTTTATIAPAAGPSAHENPPPPQPSSSSTSPLSPINSNSSSSAAACCHVNSSRSLINWCSCFPFITTLPLLLLLSS